In one window of Meiothermus sp. DNA:
- a CDS encoding sugar phosphate isomerase/epimerase: protein MTLGFRPPKDPTSFLDYAERLEGRYGFIEIPGSAVESLAQVSLEARAMGYDLTLHARYQDIYPASPEPTIRETSLRILEEDLIRAARMGAMLVNVHAGNIPWTDYPPSGLSPAHQALREAEQKMREEALERALEGFSRLTKLASSLGVRLALENLPAPQEFPRTPGEMTQFLEVPDLYFCLDLGHARMAGEPTEGFLEALGERLVHVHAHTNDGYFDLHLPPASEEVVPFAGRHCTLLVELPPRGVEEYLELYQNWALAGLVPEAIGGKVR, encoded by the coding sequence ATGACCCTGGGCTTCCGTCCCCCCAAGGATCCCACGAGTTTCCTTGACTACGCCGAGAGGCTCGAGGGACGCTACGGCTTCATAGAGATTCCGGGAAGTGCGGTGGAGAGCTTGGCGCAGGTGTCCCTCGAGGCCCGCGCCATGGGCTACGACCTGACCCTACACGCCCGCTACCAGGATATCTACCCCGCCTCCCCCGAGCCCACCATCCGTGAAACCTCCCTCCGGATACTGGAAGAGGATCTGATTAGAGCGGCCCGTATGGGGGCTATGCTCGTTAATGTCCACGCAGGCAACATCCCCTGGACGGACTATCCTCCCTCAGGCCTCTCCCCGGCCCACCAGGCGCTGAGGGAGGCAGAACAAAAGATGCGGGAGGAGGCCCTAGAGCGCGCACTGGAGGGCTTTTCCCGCCTCACCAAGCTTGCCTCGAGCTTAGGAGTGCGTCTCGCTTTGGAAAACCTTCCTGCCCCGCAGGAGTTCCCGCGTACCCCGGGGGAGATGACCCAGTTTCTGGAGGTGCCAGATCTCTATTTTTGCTTAGACCTAGGCCATGCCCGAATGGCAGGAGAACCCACGGAGGGTTTCCTCGAGGCCCTGGGTGAAAGGCTCGTCCATGTGCATGCTCACACCAACGATGGATACTTCGATCTCCACCTGCCCCCCGCTTCCGAGGAGGTAGTCCCCTTTGCGGGGCGCCACTGTACCCTGCTGGTGGAGCTACCCCCACGGGGCGTAGAGGAGTATCTAGAGCTATACCAGAACTGGGCCTTAGCGGGGCTTGTCCCCGAGGCAATAGGAGGTAAAGTAAGATGA
- a CDS encoding SDR family NAD(P)-dependent oxidoreductase, translated as MPNALVTGAGSGIGQAIAARLVREGFRVWVSDLEPIRAEQVGKALGMPHLAVDVTSRSALEEAARHIFASDHRLDVLVANAGVSTMNPFLELSEEEWDFNFAVNAKGTFLTLQTFARQMAQQPLMTGREVRGKLIATASMAARQAAPLLAHYSASKFAVLGLVQAIAKELAPLQLTVNAVNPGFVQTQMQEREVAWEARLRGLSPQAVLKDYVRQTPLGRLQRPEDVAAAVAFLVGPDSDFITGEAMEVNGGAWIF; from the coding sequence ATGCCTAACGCCCTCGTAACCGGTGCAGGAAGCGGTATTGGTCAGGCCATTGCGGCCCGGCTGGTTCGGGAAGGATTTCGGGTCTGGGTAAGCGACCTCGAGCCCATACGGGCCGAGCAGGTGGGCAAGGCCCTGGGGATGCCCCATCTGGCCGTGGATGTGACCAGCCGGAGCGCCCTGGAGGAAGCTGCGAGGCATATTTTCGCTAGCGACCATCGGCTCGATGTTCTCGTGGCCAATGCCGGGGTCTCTACCATGAACCCCTTCCTGGAGCTGAGCGAAGAGGAGTGGGATTTTAACTTCGCAGTCAATGCGAAAGGCACCTTCCTCACCTTGCAGACCTTTGCCCGCCAGATGGCCCAACAACCCCTAATGACCGGGCGGGAAGTGCGCGGAAAACTCATCGCTACTGCCTCGATGGCTGCCCGCCAGGCCGCGCCCTTGCTGGCGCACTACTCGGCCAGCAAGTTTGCGGTCTTGGGTCTGGTACAGGCTATAGCGAAAGAGCTAGCGCCGCTGCAGCTAACGGTCAATGCGGTTAATCCAGGTTTTGTGCAGACCCAAATGCAGGAAAGAGAGGTGGCCTGGGAGGCCCGCCTGCGTGGGCTTAGTCCCCAAGCAGTATTGAAAGACTATGTGCGACAGACACCCTTGGGCCGTCTACAACGCCCCGAGGACGTGGCGGCTGCTGTGGCTTTTCTGGTGGGTCCCGACTCCGACTTTATTACCGGAGAGGCTATGGAGGTCAATGGTGGGGCCTGGATCTTCTAA
- a CDS encoding carbohydrate ABC transporter permease: MKRVEGVLLGFPGLLVLAGVVGVPLFYTLGISLTNYTFLRPGWEWVGLENYLELARDVYFIHALALSVLYVVLTVGLSLGLGLLLAVLLQQPVPLRGFHYFAVSLPMLIAPVGVGLIWKMLLHPELGPLGRLTGLDFLGDVRLALLTLICIDVWQQVSLVALILLAGLRSLPKEPLEAAVVDGATPFQRFRYVTLPLLQPVLVILVILQTVAELRTYDLVYVLTRGGPGSATELVSYFIYRKAFLGLDLSAASAMAFVLLLASLGLVALYYRWLIRL, from the coding sequence TTGAAGCGTGTAGAAGGGGTTCTGCTTGGCTTTCCCGGACTGCTGGTGCTAGCCGGAGTGGTTGGCGTGCCGCTCTTCTACACCCTGGGAATCTCACTAACGAACTATACTTTTTTGCGCCCTGGTTGGGAATGGGTGGGCCTCGAGAACTACCTCGAACTGGCTCGAGACGTCTATTTTATTCACGCTTTAGCGCTAAGCGTGCTCTACGTAGTCCTCACAGTGGGCCTTTCCCTGGGGCTGGGGCTGCTGCTAGCTGTGTTACTGCAACAGCCCGTACCTCTTCGAGGCTTTCATTACTTTGCGGTAAGTTTGCCGATGCTCATCGCACCGGTAGGGGTGGGCCTCATTTGGAAAATGTTGCTTCATCCTGAGCTCGGCCCGCTGGGGCGTCTGACCGGTTTGGACTTTCTGGGTGATGTCCGGCTGGCTTTATTAACCTTGATTTGTATTGATGTCTGGCAGCAGGTTTCGCTGGTGGCGCTGATTCTTCTGGCAGGCTTGCGCAGCCTGCCCAAAGAGCCCCTCGAGGCTGCCGTTGTGGATGGGGCTACCCCCTTCCAACGCTTCCGCTACGTTACCCTGCCCCTGTTGCAGCCGGTGTTGGTCATCCTGGTAATCCTGCAGACCGTTGCGGAACTCCGCACCTATGACCTGGTTTATGTGCTCACGCGGGGAGGGCCAGGGAGCGCTACCGAGCTTGTGAGTTACTTTATTTACCGCAAGGCCTTCTTAGGTCTGGATCTTTCGGCTGCTAGCGCCATGGCCTTCGTTCTTTTATTGGCCAGCCTGGGTTTGGTAGCCCTGTATTACCGCTGGCTGATACGCTTGTGA
- a CDS encoding ABC transporter substrate-binding protein has protein sequence MKKTWTRYAATALAVFALGAGIRGWEGLAQGTAQLPPELNNAYIRDLAAKARAEGGVINTYGMPNDWANYGEIFAEFQRLFGIRQQDIDMGSAVVLARMREEKASKNDIADLKPAFAMKLAEEGLTLPYRVTSWVAIPQSQKGEGKDSSTWYAGYKGTLGWIVNTRLVKKVPKTWRELENAEYKGLIQYQDPRATGTGVATIMTASYALSGDPYGKAGVDYFARLHKLGVIGAVEPKVTTAKFERGEVGILINYDYNLLAWKERFPFPTEVVIPQDGSLANGGGIIAARNAPHPNTAKLFLEFLFSKYGQGLFAKAFVSPVRPDVELPKEVAAKFPPKSAYAKVKFVDYQKEEAASETLQKYYAETIR, from the coding sequence ATGAAGAAAACCTGGACGCGTTACGCAGCAACCGCCTTGGCAGTTTTTGCTCTCGGTGCTGGCATTAGGGGATGGGAGGGCTTGGCCCAAGGCACGGCCCAGCTTCCTCCGGAGCTGAACAACGCCTACATTCGCGATCTGGCGGCCAAAGCCCGGGCCGAGGGCGGGGTCATCAACACCTACGGGATGCCCAACGACTGGGCCAACTACGGGGAAATCTTCGCCGAGTTCCAGCGCCTCTTCGGTATCCGCCAGCAGGACATTGACATGGGGAGTGCCGTGGTTCTGGCCCGAATGCGTGAAGAGAAGGCCAGTAAGAACGACATCGCCGACCTCAAGCCTGCCTTTGCCATGAAGCTGGCCGAAGAGGGTCTCACCCTGCCCTACCGGGTCACTTCCTGGGTGGCCATCCCCCAAAGCCAGAAGGGTGAAGGAAAGGATAGCTCCACCTGGTATGCGGGCTACAAGGGTACCCTGGGTTGGATCGTGAACACCCGACTGGTGAAGAAGGTGCCCAAAACCTGGAGGGAACTGGAAAATGCGGAATACAAGGGTCTCATCCAGTATCAGGATCCACGAGCTACGGGTACCGGGGTGGCCACCATTATGACTGCGAGCTACGCCCTCAGTGGGGATCCTTATGGCAAAGCAGGTGTAGACTACTTTGCCCGGCTCCACAAGCTGGGCGTGATTGGTGCAGTAGAGCCTAAGGTGACCACGGCCAAATTTGAACGGGGCGAGGTGGGTATTCTCATTAACTATGACTACAACCTTCTGGCCTGGAAGGAACGCTTTCCCTTTCCCACCGAAGTGGTGATTCCCCAAGACGGCAGCCTGGCCAACGGCGGGGGTATCATCGCCGCCCGCAACGCTCCGCACCCCAACACCGCCAAACTCTTCCTGGAGTTCCTCTTTTCCAAATACGGCCAGGGCCTCTTCGCTAAGGCCTTCGTCTCCCCGGTTCGACCCGATGTAGAGCTTCCCAAAGAGGTGGCCGCTAAGTTCCCGCCAAAGAGCGCCTATGCCAAGGTGAAGTTCGTGGACTACCAGAAAGAGGAGGCCGCCTCCGAGACCCTGCAGAAGTACTACGCAGAGACCATCCGCTAG
- a CDS encoding extracellular solute-binding protein, which translates to MKWLLALGAVFGLAVAQGVTLQALMEDVPETQMIEKLLPEFEQKTGIKVVFEKVQYGAMHDKLVSQLLSPQSSYDFLQVDFLWAGEFPAAGWLEPLEPYVRKSNFDLSVYYPSMLDLVGYYQKTLYMIPMYNYAMGLIYRKDLLARKDLQDKFRAQFKVPLALPKNLDAYAQIAGFMHKNAGLSGVAMQGQRGDPNFMEFSNYLFAAGGRYLDDKNRVVLNNPMGQKALQTYVQMIRNFAPRGALNFNLDDTFRVMCQGQAFSMVTYWWMLPQLDNPQQCPKVAGKVALAPMPGGKGVNGGWGWAIPKNSANKEAAWQFISWVESKEVVLKRALAGHAPTRSDVFQNAEVLSKYPYYKEAQVIISGAQKVPIFAFTAEMEDVVGREISLAAGGQKSTAAALQDAAKGLEALLRKAGLR; encoded by the coding sequence ATGAAGTGGTTGTTGGCTTTAGGTGCGGTGTTCGGCTTAGCAGTGGCCCAAGGGGTTACCCTCCAGGCTTTGATGGAGGATGTTCCCGAAACCCAGATGATCGAAAAACTTTTGCCCGAGTTCGAGCAGAAAACCGGCATCAAGGTGGTCTTCGAGAAGGTGCAGTACGGGGCCATGCACGACAAGCTGGTATCGCAGCTTTTGTCCCCCCAAAGCAGCTACGATTTCCTCCAGGTAGACTTTCTATGGGCGGGGGAGTTCCCCGCTGCCGGTTGGCTGGAGCCGCTCGAGCCCTATGTGCGCAAGAGCAACTTCGATCTCTCGGTCTATTACCCCTCCATGCTCGATCTGGTGGGCTACTACCAGAAGACCCTGTATATGATACCCATGTACAACTATGCCATGGGCCTTATCTACCGAAAGGATCTGCTGGCCCGCAAAGACCTGCAGGACAAGTTTAGGGCCCAGTTCAAAGTGCCGCTGGCGCTACCCAAAAATCTCGATGCATATGCTCAGATCGCAGGCTTTATGCACAAGAATGCAGGGCTTTCAGGGGTAGCCATGCAGGGCCAGCGCGGTGATCCCAACTTCATGGAGTTTTCCAACTACCTCTTTGCGGCAGGCGGACGCTACCTTGACGATAAGAACCGCGTTGTTCTCAACAACCCCATGGGCCAGAAGGCCTTGCAGACCTATGTCCAGATGATTCGCAACTTTGCCCCCCGAGGGGCCCTCAATTTTAACCTTGACGACACCTTCCGGGTTATGTGCCAGGGCCAGGCCTTCAGTATGGTCACCTACTGGTGGATGCTGCCGCAGCTAGATAACCCCCAGCAATGCCCAAAGGTGGCCGGTAAGGTAGCCCTGGCCCCGATGCCGGGCGGAAAGGGTGTCAACGGGGGCTGGGGCTGGGCCATCCCCAAGAACTCTGCAAACAAAGAGGCAGCCTGGCAGTTTATTAGCTGGGTGGAATCAAAGGAAGTGGTGCTCAAGCGGGCGCTGGCCGGGCATGCTCCTACCCGAAGCGACGTATTCCAAAATGCTGAAGTTTTAAGCAAATATCCCTACTACAAGGAAGCTCAGGTCATTATCTCAGGCGCGCAAAAGGTACCCATCTTCGCCTTCACTGCTGAGATGGAAGACGTGGTGGGTCGCGAAATTAGCCTTGCCGCAGGGGGCCAAAAGAGCACTGCAGCCGCTTTGCAGGATGCTGCCAAGGGCCTCGAGGCGCTGCTGCGCAAAGCCGGCCTGCGTTAG
- a CDS encoding carbohydrate ABC transporter permease: protein MVGPGSSNRWLALVGHVGLWFFSLIFLLPLGWVLLRALSSEGQPFSLASMTFDNFARLIQGPFGLGLRNSLWVGAGVVALGLPLAAPLGYALARYNLGGHALRFGVLATQMLPPIVLALPLFALFRAVGLSGSLGGLIIAYLAFALPFMTWLLMGFFRTFPRELEEAARVDGAGFLYIFTRIVLPLSAPGLFAAGVMGFLLSWNEFLLALLLSGRESQTVPVALSTFITQRGVLFAQVAAGVVLAVLPVALLARIIDRYLVEGLTLGAVK from the coding sequence ATGGTGGGGCCTGGATCTTCTAACCGCTGGCTGGCCCTTGTGGGTCATGTGGGTTTGTGGTTCTTTAGCCTGATCTTCCTTTTGCCTTTGGGCTGGGTGCTCCTGCGGGCGCTGTCCTCGGAAGGGCAGCCCTTCAGCCTGGCCAGCATGACCTTTGATAATTTTGCCAGACTGATTCAAGGGCCCTTCGGCTTGGGTTTGCGCAACAGCTTATGGGTTGGAGCTGGGGTGGTGGCCCTGGGTCTGCCCCTGGCTGCGCCTTTGGGCTATGCCCTGGCGCGTTATAACCTGGGGGGACATGCCTTGCGCTTTGGGGTGCTGGCTACCCAGATGCTGCCGCCTATTGTGCTGGCTCTTCCGCTATTTGCCCTCTTTCGGGCGGTGGGTCTAAGCGGAAGCTTAGGGGGGCTGATAATTGCCTATCTGGCATTCGCCCTGCCCTTTATGACCTGGCTGCTGATGGGCTTCTTCCGAACATTTCCGCGTGAGCTGGAAGAGGCTGCGCGGGTAGACGGAGCCGGTTTTCTCTACATCTTCACTCGCATTGTGTTGCCCCTTTCCGCACCGGGCCTGTTTGCTGCAGGGGTGATGGGTTTTTTGCTTTCTTGGAACGAGTTTCTTTTGGCGCTTTTGCTTAGCGGACGTGAATCGCAGACTGTTCCCGTAGCGCTCTCCACCTTTATCACCCAGCGCGGGGTGCTATTCGCACAGGTGGCTGCTGGGGTCGTGCTGGCGGTGCTTCCGGTGGCCTTACTGGCCAGGATCATAGATCGCTACCTGGTGGAAGGACTGACCCTGGGGGCGGTGAAGTAA
- a CDS encoding ABC transporter permease, with the protein MRLLGWFFFTFFLLYLVLPMLATVVYSFSQMWLAILPEGFTLAWYRKIFTDPKYLEGALLSLRIALLAVALNVLVGVPTAYATYTWAGRLGDGLRRLVQILPLLVPPLIVGLGFLLAFNRPPLAFSGTFWIVVFGHAALGFPFFFRTVYAGLSGLEVRLLMEAAQASGAGLWARMRYVLLPNLLPAVLSGGLVAFAISMGEFEITSMVAGFGTVTLPLLLFQSLREDFRAASAVASVLLYTTLLALMGLTLLRRR; encoded by the coding sequence ATGAGGCTTTTGGGTTGGTTTTTCTTCACCTTCTTTCTGCTCTACCTGGTGCTGCCCATGCTGGCCACGGTGGTCTACTCCTTCAGCCAGATGTGGCTGGCCATCCTGCCCGAAGGCTTTACCCTGGCCTGGTATCGCAAGATCTTTACCGACCCCAAGTACCTCGAGGGGGCCCTCCTCTCGCTGCGCATTGCACTTCTGGCCGTGGCCCTCAATGTGCTGGTGGGGGTACCCACGGCCTACGCTACCTACACCTGGGCAGGTCGGCTGGGAGATGGGCTCAGGCGACTCGTCCAGATCCTGCCCCTCCTGGTGCCCCCCCTCATTGTAGGCCTGGGCTTCCTCTTGGCCTTTAATCGTCCGCCCCTGGCCTTCTCAGGAACCTTCTGGATCGTAGTTTTTGGTCACGCGGCCTTGGGCTTTCCTTTCTTCTTCCGCACAGTGTATGCAGGTCTTTCGGGCCTCGAGGTGCGGCTTCTAATGGAGGCTGCCCAAGCCTCGGGGGCGGGGCTTTGGGCGCGGATGCGGTATGTCCTTCTCCCCAATCTCCTCCCGGCAGTTCTCTCGGGGGGCTTGGTGGCTTTTGCTATTTCCATGGGGGAGTTCGAGATCACCAGCATGGTGGCGGGCTTCGGCACCGTAACCCTGCCGCTTCTCCTCTTCCAAAGCCTGCGCGAGGACTTTCGGGCAGCTAGCGCCGTGGCGAGCGTGCTACTCTACACCACGCTTCTGGCCCTCATGGGCCTCACCCTACTCCGGCGGCGCTAG
- a CDS encoding FGGY-family carbohydrate kinase: MVIGLDIGTSSVKGVLLDEAAQVIAQSEHLHRLHHPASGWAEEDPEDWWAGTLAVLRLLREEARGAPIDGLGVSGMVPAMVLHGSKGQVLRPSIQQNDARAVREIALLREFFADEALFARTGATWNQQVVAPKLLWIKRNEPEVWSHLEWLSGSYEHIVYKLSGSRYTEANWALESGLWDPYKAVWLEEVLDYLEVPPGLLAPVRFPQEVVGYLRREVAGLTGLPEGLPIIAGSADHIAAALAAGLQQEGQAVIKLGSAGDFLYVSPTFTPLRELYIDYHDLPGLYVLNGCMASSGTLLEWFRRNFRPGASFSELDAEAARVIPGAEGLVALPYFLGEKTPFSDPLARGSVLGLTLQHTPPHLYRALLEAVAYAFKHHVEVLESYGHRVHRYTVMDGGARSPLWRKILASVLGQEVHFLAQSVQGSAFGVGFLTGMALGRWDLESLPLEVAGSTAPEESWVDLYQPIYRLYREAYPSLRGWFAQLGGIHA; this comes from the coding sequence ATGGTCATTGGTTTGGACATTGGCACCAGCTCGGTCAAGGGTGTTCTGCTGGACGAGGCCGCACAGGTTATAGCCCAGTCTGAACATCTGCACCGCCTTCACCATCCGGCTTCCGGTTGGGCCGAGGAGGATCCTGAGGACTGGTGGGCGGGCACTCTGGCCGTCTTGCGACTGTTGAGAGAAGAAGCTCGAGGCGCCCCCATCGATGGGCTGGGCGTTTCTGGCATGGTACCGGCAATGGTGTTGCACGGGAGCAAGGGCCAGGTACTCAGGCCCTCCATCCAGCAAAACGACGCCAGGGCAGTAAGAGAAATTGCGCTTCTTAGAGAATTTTTTGCCGATGAGGCCCTATTTGCTCGTACCGGGGCAACCTGGAACCAGCAGGTCGTAGCTCCCAAACTGCTTTGGATCAAGCGCAACGAGCCCGAAGTGTGGAGCCATTTGGAATGGCTGAGCGGCTCCTATGAGCACATTGTCTACAAGCTGAGCGGATCTCGATACACGGAAGCCAACTGGGCACTAGAGTCCGGGCTATGGGATCCGTATAAGGCGGTCTGGCTAGAGGAGGTTCTGGATTACCTGGAGGTGCCTCCGGGTCTGCTGGCGCCGGTGCGTTTTCCCCAGGAGGTAGTGGGCTACCTTAGGCGAGAAGTAGCGGGGCTAACCGGCCTGCCGGAAGGGCTACCGATTATCGCTGGAAGTGCGGACCACATTGCAGCCGCCCTGGCCGCGGGCTTGCAGCAAGAAGGGCAGGCCGTTATTAAGCTGGGCAGTGCGGGCGACTTTTTGTATGTGAGCCCTACCTTTACCCCGCTGCGCGAACTTTACATTGATTACCACGACCTTCCAGGACTTTATGTGCTCAATGGCTGCATGGCCAGCTCGGGTACGCTGCTGGAGTGGTTTCGGCGCAACTTCCGCCCAGGCGCAAGCTTTTCCGAGTTGGATGCCGAGGCGGCTCGAGTGATCCCGGGGGCTGAAGGGCTGGTGGCGCTACCTTACTTTCTTGGCGAGAAGACGCCTTTCAGCGATCCACTAGCCCGCGGTAGCGTCCTGGGTCTTACTCTTCAACATACCCCTCCCCACCTCTACCGGGCTTTGCTGGAAGCGGTAGCTTACGCATTCAAGCACCACGTGGAGGTGCTGGAGTCTTACGGCCATCGAGTGCACCGTTACACAGTGATGGATGGGGGTGCGCGAAGTCCGCTTTGGCGCAAAATCTTGGCCAGTGTTCTAGGTCAAGAGGTTCATTTTCTGGCCCAGAGTGTGCAAGGTAGCGCTTTCGGTGTGGGGTTTCTGACCGGCATGGCCCTGGGCCGGTGGGATCTGGAGAGCCTGCCGCTCGAGGTTGCTGGCAGCACCGCACCAGAGGAAAGCTGGGTTGATTTATACCAACCCATCTATCGGCTTTACCGAGAGGCCTACCCCAGTTTGCGGGGCTGGTTTGCTCAGTTGGGAGGAATACATGCCTAA
- a CDS encoding ABC transporter ATP-binding protein encodes MVELRTVTKYFGRALAVDRVSLEVREGEFFSLLGPSGCGKTTTLRLIAGFERPEKGEVFLAGELVNQLPPERRPIGMVFQNYALFPNMTVFGNVAFPMKLKRLPDEKVKKRVLELLEMVHLTGLGGRYPRELSGGQQQRVALARALAREPKMLLLDEPLSALDAKIREELRGEFKRLQRETGLTTLYVTHDQEEALALSDRVAVMREGRVEQVDTPEGIYALPKTAFVARFVGQGVLVPGEAQGGFFHRNRPWPVQVEGEGRGHLLLRPEALAVSEKGFLDGTVRLATYLGSLVRLEVEVEGEGLLLKVDVPPVGAPPMGERVRLCLPEKAPFVKEKV; translated from the coding sequence GTGGTGGAGCTTCGTACAGTAACCAAGTACTTCGGACGTGCCCTGGCAGTGGATAGGGTAAGCCTCGAGGTTCGAGAAGGGGAGTTCTTCAGCCTCCTGGGGCCTTCGGGTTGTGGTAAAACCACCACCCTCCGCCTCATTGCTGGATTTGAGCGGCCGGAGAAGGGAGAGGTGTTCCTGGCGGGAGAGCTGGTGAACCAACTGCCGCCTGAGCGACGGCCCATCGGCATGGTTTTTCAAAACTACGCCCTCTTCCCAAATATGACTGTCTTTGGCAACGTGGCCTTTCCCATGAAGCTAAAGCGCTTGCCCGACGAGAAGGTAAAAAAGCGGGTGCTGGAACTGCTGGAAATGGTGCATCTTACGGGGCTAGGGGGCCGCTACCCGAGGGAACTCTCTGGAGGACAACAACAGCGGGTAGCCCTGGCCCGGGCCCTGGCTCGGGAGCCCAAGATGCTCCTGCTGGATGAACCCCTCTCGGCTCTGGACGCCAAGATTCGGGAGGAACTCCGGGGCGAGTTCAAGCGCTTACAACGGGAGACGGGCCTTACCACCCTATATGTTACCCACGACCAGGAGGAGGCCCTGGCCCTCTCCGACCGCGTGGCGGTAATGCGGGAGGGCCGGGTAGAGCAGGTGGATACCCCTGAGGGGATCTACGCCCTGCCCAAGACCGCTTTCGTGGCCCGCTTTGTAGGCCAGGGGGTGCTGGTGCCTGGGGAGGCGCAGGGTGGTTTTTTCCATCGAAATCGTCCCTGGCCTGTGCAGGTGGAAGGAGAGGGCAGGGGCCACCTGCTTCTGCGCCCTGAAGCCTTAGCGGTCTCCGAGAAGGGCTTTCTGGATGGAACAGTGCGCCTGGCCACCTACCTGGGAAGCCTGGTGCGACTGGAGGTAGAGGTGGAAGGCGAAGGTCTCTTACTTAAGGTGGACGTGCCCCCAGTGGGGGCCCCTCCCATGGGTGAGCGGGTGCGGCTTTGCTTGCCCGAAAAGGCCCCATTTGTAAAGGAGAAGGTATGA
- a CDS encoding ABC transporter permease: MALFFAYPLWAILERSVSGLEGLTLARYLKALTAPAYLEAWRNSLVFATASTLIAAFGGVFVAYWTAGLPLRPKRFLLSLYAIPISLSGLVVAFGFIVLLGRNGVVNQLFAAVGLPRFELYSWIGLLLVFPFYNIPLFALALIPLLESLGRDLLEAARASGATPLQAWVRVLLPNLMPGVLAGSAIVFAGMMGAFGTALALTGFAKNLLSLQIYSLVAESTFDLPQAAALAALLMASTGIGLYLLSLWERRVRR, translated from the coding sequence TTGGCCCTTTTTTTCGCCTACCCCCTGTGGGCCATCCTGGAGCGCAGTGTCTCGGGCCTCGAGGGGCTGACCCTGGCCCGCTACCTCAAGGCCCTAACGGCCCCCGCTTACCTCGAGGCCTGGCGCAACTCCCTCGTCTTTGCTACCGCCTCTACCCTTATAGCTGCCTTTGGTGGGGTCTTCGTTGCTTACTGGACGGCGGGGTTGCCCCTGAGACCCAAGCGCTTCCTTCTTTCCCTCTATGCTATCCCCATCTCCCTCTCAGGGTTGGTGGTGGCTTTTGGCTTTATCGTACTTCTGGGGCGCAACGGCGTGGTGAACCAGCTTTTCGCGGCTGTGGGCCTTCCGCGCTTTGAACTGTACAGTTGGATAGGGCTTCTTTTGGTCTTTCCCTTCTACAATATTCCCCTGTTTGCCCTTGCCCTCATCCCCCTTTTAGAGAGTCTAGGGCGGGATCTTTTAGAGGCCGCCCGGGCTTCGGGGGCCACGCCCTTGCAGGCCTGGGTGCGGGTGCTTCTCCCGAACCTTATGCCCGGGGTGTTAGCAGGGAGCGCTATCGTCTTTGCGGGAATGATGGGGGCCTTCGGTACCGCCTTGGCCCTCACTGGCTTTGCCAAGAACCTCCTCTCGTTGCAGATCTACAGCCTGGTAGCCGAGAGCACCTTTGATCTGCCCCAAGCTGCGGCCCTGGCAGCGTTGCTTATGGCCAGCACAGGAATTGGGCTGTACCTCCTATCCCTCTGGGAAAGGCGGGTGCGGCGATGA